Proteins encoded within one genomic window of Acidimicrobiales bacterium:
- a CDS encoding DUF664 domain-containing protein, translating to MNSRELLDELYGRLPDLVRHAVDGLGADEMCTPPADGANTVGWLVWHLTRVQDHHVAELVDQPQIWVTDDWGPRFGLTSDPHNTGYGHDADDVAAVRPSNAAVVVAYFDAVFARTREFIATLTDADLDRVVDTRWNPPVTLGVRLVSVADDSLQHAGQAAYVRGLL from the coding sequence GTGAACTCCCGCGAATTACTCGACGAGCTGTACGGCCGGCTCCCCGACCTCGTGCGCCACGCCGTCGACGGACTCGGCGCCGACGAAATGTGCACTCCGCCAGCCGACGGCGCCAACACCGTCGGCTGGCTCGTGTGGCACCTCACCCGCGTGCAGGACCATCACGTCGCCGAGCTGGTCGACCAGCCCCAGATCTGGGTGACCGACGACTGGGGCCCGCGCTTCGGGTTGACGTCGGACCCGCACAACACCGGCTACGGCCACGACGCCGACGACGTGGCCGCGGTGCGGCCGTCGAACGCCGCCGTTGTGGTCGCGTACTTCGACGCGGTGTTCGCCCGTACGCGGGAGTTCATCGCGACGCTCACCGACGCCGACCTCGACCGCGTGGTCGACACGCGATGGAATCCGCCCGTCACCCTCGGCGTGCGACTCGTCAGCGTGGCCGACGACAGCCTTCAGCACGCGGGCCAGGCCGCGTACGTGCGCGGGCTTCTGTAG
- the typA gene encoding translational GTPase TypA, producing the protein MTVRSDLRNVAIVAHVDHGKTTLVDAMLWQSGAFRANQDVNERVMDSMDLEREKGITILAKNTSVLHDGLRINIVDTPGHADFGGEVERALNMVDGVMLLVDASEGPLPQTRFVLRKALELELPVMLVINKVDRPDSRVKEVIDEVYGLFLDLDATEEQIEFPIIFCVAKNGQATTDLDAVLRGEFGTDLEPLFQMLREHVPGPEYEEDHPLQALVTNLDSSPYLGRLALCRVRHGVLRRGQMVAWCKVDGTIEKVKVTELFVTEALERVSAEEAGPGQIAAIAGLAEVTIGETLADPDDPHPLPVITVDEPSLSMTIGVNTSPISGKEGTKLTARLIKSRLDAELIGNVSIRVLTTDRPDMWEVQGRGELQLAVLVEILRREGFELTVGKPQVLTREIDGKTHEPVERVAIDVPEDYLGVVTQLVALRKGRMESMVNHGSGWVRMEFIVPARGLIGFRTEFLTETRGTGQLHHVFEGFEPWFGEIKTRPNGSLVADRLGPTTTFALINLQERGQLFVGPGVEVYEGMVVGVNARSEDMDVNITKEKKLNNIRSSTAEETVKLVPPVTMQLEQSLEFIREDECIEVTPKSVRIRKVVLDATERGRAAKRAKTNA; encoded by the coding sequence ATGACAGTCCGCTCTGACCTCCGAAACGTCGCGATCGTCGCCCACGTCGACCACGGCAAGACCACGCTCGTCGACGCGATGCTCTGGCAGAGCGGCGCCTTCCGGGCCAACCAGGACGTCAACGAGCGGGTCATGGACTCGATGGACCTCGAGCGCGAGAAGGGCATCACGATCCTCGCCAAGAACACGTCGGTCCTGCACGACGGCCTGCGCATCAACATCGTCGACACCCCGGGGCACGCCGACTTCGGCGGCGAGGTCGAGCGGGCCCTCAACATGGTCGACGGGGTCATGCTGTTGGTCGACGCCTCCGAAGGTCCGCTGCCCCAGACGCGCTTCGTGCTGCGCAAGGCGCTCGAGCTCGAGCTGCCCGTCATGCTCGTCATCAACAAGGTCGACCGGCCCGACAGCCGAGTGAAGGAAGTCATCGACGAGGTCTACGGGCTGTTCCTGGACCTCGACGCCACCGAGGAGCAGATCGAGTTCCCGATCATCTTCTGCGTCGCCAAGAACGGTCAGGCGACCACTGACCTCGACGCCGTGCTGCGCGGCGAGTTCGGCACCGACCTCGAACCGCTGTTCCAGATGCTGCGCGAGCACGTGCCCGGGCCCGAATACGAGGAGGACCATCCGCTCCAGGCGCTGGTCACCAACCTCGACTCGTCGCCCTACCTCGGGCGGTTGGCGCTGTGCCGCGTGCGCCACGGCGTGCTGCGGCGCGGCCAGATGGTGGCGTGGTGCAAGGTCGACGGCACGATCGAGAAGGTGAAGGTCACCGAGCTGTTCGTGACCGAGGCGCTCGAACGCGTCTCGGCCGAGGAGGCGGGCCCGGGACAGATCGCGGCGATCGCCGGCCTCGCCGAGGTCACCATCGGCGAGACGCTGGCCGACCCCGACGACCCGCACCCGCTGCCGGTCATCACCGTCGACGAGCCGAGCCTGTCGATGACCATTGGCGTCAACACGTCGCCGATCTCGGGCAAGGAGGGCACCAAGCTCACCGCCCGGCTGATCAAGAGCCGCCTCGACGCCGAGTTGATCGGCAACGTGTCGATCCGCGTCCTCACCACCGACCGGCCCGACATGTGGGAAGTGCAGGGCCGCGGCGAGCTGCAGCTGGCCGTCCTCGTCGAGATCCTGCGGCGCGAGGGCTTCGAGCTCACCGTCGGCAAGCCGCAGGTGCTCACCCGGGAGATCGACGGCAAGACGCACGAGCCCGTCGAGCGCGTCGCCATCGACGTGCCCGAGGACTACCTCGGCGTCGTGACCCAACTCGTGGCGTTGCGCAAGGGGCGCATGGAGTCGATGGTCAACCACGGCTCGGGTTGGGTGCGCATGGAGTTCATCGTGCCGGCGCGCGGTCTCATCGGTTTCCGCACGGAGTTCCTCACCGAGACGCGGGGGACGGGCCAGCTGCACCACGTGTTCGAAGGCTTCGAGCCGTGGTTCGGCGAGATCAAGACGCGACCCAACGGCTCGCTCGTCGCCGACCGTCTCGGTCCGACGACGACCTTCGCCCTCATCAACCTGCAAGAGCGCGGCCAGCTCTTCGTCGGGCCCGGCGTCGAGGTCTACGAAGGCATGGTGGTCGGCGTCAACGCTCGCAGCGAGGACATGGACGTCAACATCACCAAGGAAAAGAAGCTCAACAACATTCGCTCGTCGACTGCCGAAGAAACGGTGAAGCTCGTGCCGCCGGTGACGATGCAGCTCGAGCAGTCGCTCGAGTTCATCCGCGAAGACGAGTGCATCGAGGTCACGCCGAAGTCGGTGCGCATCCGCAAGGTGGTGCTCGACGCCACCGAGCGCGGCCGCGCCGCCAAGCGCGCCAAGACGAACGCGTAG
- a CDS encoding disulfide bond formation protein B, with protein sequence MTTSEFSRFFAVLSLACGAGTLVIGVAWVAARVRPSSRVADLLDGVAPAALWVAWIVAAVTTFGSLYYSEVAHFVPCKLCWYQRIAVYPLSLVLLVAGLRRDDRVWTYVLPPALVGLGFAVFHTQLQAYPHTSSFCTTTEPCTARYVWEFGFVSLPFMAMTAFAGIIALVLLARRGHD encoded by the coding sequence ATGACGACCTCCGAGTTCTCGCGCTTCTTCGCCGTGTTGTCGTTGGCGTGCGGCGCCGGCACGCTGGTGATCGGCGTGGCGTGGGTCGCCGCGCGCGTCCGGCCGTCGTCTCGCGTTGCCGACCTGCTCGACGGTGTCGCGCCGGCGGCGTTGTGGGTCGCGTGGATCGTGGCCGCAGTGACGACGTTCGGCAGCCTCTACTACTCCGAGGTCGCGCACTTCGTACCCTGCAAGCTCTGCTGGTACCAGCGCATCGCCGTCTATCCGCTGAGTCTGGTGTTGCTCGTCGCGGGATTGCGTCGCGACGACAGGGTATGGACCTACGTGCTCCCGCCCGCGCTCGTCGGCTTGGGATTTGCCGTATTCCACACACAACTGCAGGCCTACCCCCACACATCGTCGTTTTGCACCACGACCGAGCCGTGCACGGCGCGCTACGTGTGGGAGTTTGGGTTCGTGTCGTTACCGTTCATGGCTATGACCGCGTTCGCCGGGATCATCGCGCTCGTGCTCCTCGCCCGGCGTGGACATGACTGA
- a CDS encoding response regulator has protein sequence MHFVETCAVALELMAASPADVIVAEDDQLLTEVRRRYPDTARLVLSSKADATAFTSAVGLAHQFMRKPCAGRELQDAIERALRLRDQFDDGDILRGDVSQLAVLPSPSPVFRDLVALIDSSAADARAVAAILERDVGLAAKVLQIVNSSFFAPRSRVTSLDVAVVRLGLRVLRSLILVEEVQREFSATPAVHAWIEKLNGHGYEAGRLARNLATGAERDDAFCAGLLHECGQLVFARSRPGVFAAHLELRNERCASLSEVELETFGFTHAQAGGYLLSLWGFPPEVVDAVAHHDEMPHATAARDLRWITQVANKAADFTYQPLCGPPVPTVTEEWFAEMGVGDAVAEWAVSEAS, from the coding sequence GTGCACTTTGTAGAGACGTGTGCCGTCGCCCTCGAACTGATGGCGGCGAGCCCGGCTGACGTCATCGTCGCCGAGGACGACCAATTGCTCACCGAGGTGCGGCGGCGCTATCCGGACACGGCGCGGCTGGTGCTGTCGAGCAAGGCCGACGCCACGGCGTTCACCAGCGCCGTTGGGTTGGCGCACCAGTTCATGCGCAAACCCTGCGCCGGGCGCGAGTTGCAAGACGCCATCGAGCGCGCCCTGCGCCTGCGCGACCAGTTCGACGACGGCGACATCCTCCGGGGCGACGTGTCGCAGCTGGCGGTCTTGCCGTCGCCGTCGCCGGTGTTCCGCGATCTCGTGGCGCTGATCGACTCGTCCGCCGCCGACGCGCGTGCGGTCGCCGCGATCCTCGAGCGCGACGTGGGTCTGGCGGCGAAGGTTCTCCAGATCGTGAACTCGTCGTTCTTCGCACCACGGTCGCGTGTGACGTCGCTCGACGTGGCCGTTGTGCGTCTGGGTCTGCGCGTGCTGCGCTCGCTGATTCTCGTCGAAGAGGTGCAGCGCGAATTCTCGGCGACGCCGGCGGTGCACGCGTGGATCGAGAAGCTCAACGGCCACGGCTACGAGGCTGGCCGCTTGGCGCGGAACCTGGCGACGGGCGCCGAGCGCGACGACGCCTTCTGTGCCGGGTTGCTGCACGAGTGCGGTCAGCTGGTGTTCGCCCGCAGCCGCCCCGGCGTGTTCGCCGCTCACCTGGAATTGCGCAACGAGCGGTGCGCCTCGCTGTCGGAGGTCGAGCTCGAGACGTTCGGCTTCACTCACGCGCAGGCGGGCGGCTATCTGCTCAGCCTGTGGGGCTTCCCGCCCGAAGTCGTCGATGCCGTCGCCCATCACGACGAGATGCCCCACGCGACCGCCGCGCGCGACCTGCGCTGGATCACGCAGGTGGCGAACAAGGCCGCCGACTTCACGTATCAGCCGCTGTGCGGCCCGCCGGTGCCGACGGTGACGGAGGAGTGGTTCGCGGAGATGGGCGTCGGCGACGCCGTCGCCGAGTGGGCGGTGTCCGAAGCCAGCTAA
- a CDS encoding DUF929 family protein, whose translation MTDRQSRRARELAKRRATRGRGAPPPRRSLMPWIVAGLGVVVGLALVVAIGGGGKKHPAAQPAPSALVRQVTSVPTSAFDAVGAGDIQHWPSALSAPAETREGKPVVLYVGAEYCPYCAAERWAMITALSRFGTFAHLSTTHSSSTDVFASTPTFTFHGSTFTSDYLVFEPVETAGNELSGGTYPPLETPTAHQEQLVQTYDAPPLTDTSGAIPFLFIGGKYGVSGAMYDPGLFAGKNHDEIASAMHDPSSKIARSVLAAANGLSAAICATTGDQPASVCSSAGVVAARANLD comes from the coding sequence ATGACTGACCGCCAGAGCCGGCGCGCGCGGGAATTGGCGAAGCGCCGCGCCACCCGTGGCCGCGGCGCGCCACCGCCGCGCCGCTCGTTGATGCCATGGATCGTCGCGGGACTCGGTGTCGTTGTCGGCCTCGCGCTCGTGGTGGCCATCGGCGGGGGCGGCAAGAAGCATCCCGCGGCGCAGCCCGCGCCGAGCGCCCTGGTGCGACAGGTCACCTCGGTACCCACTTCGGCCTTCGACGCCGTCGGCGCCGGCGACATCCAGCATTGGCCCTCCGCGCTGTCGGCGCCCGCCGAGACGCGCGAGGGCAAACCCGTCGTGTTGTACGTCGGCGCCGAGTACTGCCCCTACTGCGCCGCGGAGCGGTGGGCGATGATCACGGCGCTGTCGCGCTTCGGCACGTTCGCCCATCTGAGTACGACGCACTCTTCCAGCACCGACGTGTTCGCCAGCACGCCGACGTTCACCTTTCACGGTTCGACCTTCACCAGCGACTACCTCGTCTTCGAACCCGTCGAGACCGCCGGCAACGAGTTGTCGGGCGGCACGTACCCGCCGCTCGAGACGCCGACCGCCCATCAGGAACAGCTCGTGCAGACCTACGACGCGCCCCCGCTGACGGACACGTCGGGCGCGATCCCCTTCCTCTTCATCGGCGGCAAGTACGGCGTGAGCGGCGCCATGTACGACCCCGGCCTGTTCGCGGGCAAGAACCACGATGAAATCGCCTCGGCGATGCACGACCCGTCGAGCAAGATCGCCCGTTCGGTCCTCGCGGCGGCCAACGGGCTCAGCGCCGCCATCTGCGCCACGACGGGCGATCAACCGGCGTCAGTGTGCAGCAGCGCCGGCGTCGTCGCCGCTCGCGCGAACCTCGACTGA
- a CDS encoding cysteine synthase family protein, whose protein sequence is MPFSLAPTPGRYGTTRHAWVVNLAPLARIAATVTPTVALVDDASGCTIYAKLEYEMPSGSTKDRIAARILQVADLHAGSTVVEASSGSTSIAFAMACASIGVPFVAVMPEGVSNERLLIIRRYGAEVILTPHADGMAGAIACTEDMAARDPNVFLPRQFANVENARAHQLRTGPEMISQVGTRIDGFVAAVGTAGTLMGVGAALRATMGDDVVLARVRVAGAEADAEQGGPCSDIPGVVDCMSAILDGDAIGLADDIAVTHDEAVVATRALIRQGFPCGLSSGLNYVGAQALASQLGPGHTIATVFCDRMERYFSTDLFADLR, encoded by the coding sequence ATGCCCTTCAGTCTCGCGCCGACGCCGGGGCGTTACGGCACGACGCGTCATGCTTGGGTCGTGAACCTCGCTCCGCTGGCGCGCATCGCGGCCACCGTCACCCCGACGGTGGCGCTCGTCGACGACGCGAGCGGATGCACCATCTACGCCAAGCTCGAATACGAGATGCCGAGCGGGTCGACGAAGGACCGCATCGCGGCGCGCATCTTGCAGGTCGCCGATCTGCACGCGGGCTCGACCGTGGTCGAGGCGTCGAGCGGATCGACGTCGATCGCGTTCGCCATGGCGTGCGCGTCGATCGGCGTGCCGTTCGTGGCCGTGATGCCCGAAGGCGTGAGCAACGAGCGACTCCTCATCATCCGCCGCTACGGCGCCGAGGTGATCCTGACGCCGCATGCTGATGGCATGGCGGGGGCGATCGCCTGCACTGAGGACATGGCGGCACGCGATCCGAACGTGTTCCTGCCGCGCCAGTTCGCCAACGTCGAGAACGCCCGCGCCCATCAGTTGCGGACGGGTCCGGAAATGATCAGCCAGGTCGGTACGCGCATTGACGGTTTCGTCGCCGCGGTCGGTACTGCCGGCACGCTGATGGGCGTCGGCGCGGCGCTGCGGGCGACGATGGGTGACGACGTCGTGCTGGCGCGCGTGCGCGTCGCCGGGGCGGAGGCCGATGCCGAACAGGGTGGGCCCTGCTCCGACATCCCCGGCGTCGTCGACTGCATGTCGGCCATCCTCGACGGCGACGCCATCGGTCTCGCCGACGACATCGCCGTCACCCACGACGAAGCCGTCGTCGCCACCCGCGCCCTCATCCGCCAAGGTTTCCCCTGCGGCCTCAGCAGCGGCCTCAACTACGTAGGCGCACAGGCATTGGCGAGCCAGCTCGGGCCCGGCCACACGATCGCCACCGTCTTCTGCGACCGCATGGAGCGCTACTTCAGCACCGACCTCTTCGCAGACCTGCGCTAA
- a CDS encoding cytochrome b/b6 domain-containing protein — MTTPTMRLRFDGVTRAVHWATAALGLIALVTGTILYVPELSATVGMRATLKDVHVFASLLLVVPLALGAAAGRSGRGLRADLVELSRWSTTDWRWLRRRTRGVPAGKFNGGQKLATALFAGLFTMQLLTGLLMFRPNAFPDAWRTGATFVHDWAYIGLAIVTVGHILKALSEGELLQSMLGGMVSRTWAERERPTWTDR, encoded by the coding sequence ATGACGACACCGACGATGCGGCTCCGCTTCGACGGCGTGACGCGCGCCGTGCACTGGGCGACGGCCGCGCTCGGGTTGATCGCGCTCGTGACCGGCACGATCCTCTACGTACCCGAGCTGTCGGCCACCGTCGGCATGCGAGCAACGCTCAAGGACGTGCACGTGTTCGCCAGCCTGCTGCTGGTGGTGCCGCTCGCCCTCGGCGCGGCGGCGGGTCGTTCGGGGCGCGGCCTGCGCGCCGACCTCGTCGAGCTCAGCCGCTGGAGCACGACCGACTGGCGCTGGCTGCGCCGCCGCACGCGCGGGGTGCCCGCAGGCAAGTTCAACGGTGGGCAGAAGCTCGCCACCGCGTTGTTCGCCGGGCTGTTCACGATGCAGCTACTGACGGGTTTGCTGATGTTCCGGCCGAACGCGTTCCCCGACGCGTGGCGCACCGGCGCCACCTTCGTGCACGACTGGGCCTACATCGGCCTCGCCATCGTGACGGTGGGGCACATCCTCAAGGCGCTCAGCGAAGGGGAACTGCTCCAGAGCATGCTGGGCGGCATGGTTTCGCGGACGTGGGCCGAGCGCGAGCGTCCGACGTGGACCGACCGCTGA
- the msrA gene encoding peptide-methionine (S)-S-oxide reductase MsrA: MSLFGHKSAMVAPDKALPGRTDKQMIVAPENIVTHHPMTAPFPDGLETTIVGLGCFWGAERKFWQTDGVWTTAVGYSGGYTPNPTYEEVCSGRTGHAEVVLVVFDPKQIDFEHVLRVFWESHDPTQGMRQGNDVGTQYRSGIWYTSDEQKATAEASRAMFQEALSAAGHGEITTEITAAGPFYYAEDYHQQYLQKNPNGYCGLGGTGVTCPTGIADAKPFNLD; encoded by the coding sequence ATGAGCCTCTTCGGACACAAGAGCGCCATGGTTGCTCCCGACAAGGCGCTGCCTGGCCGTACCGACAAGCAGATGATCGTGGCGCCCGAGAACATCGTCACGCATCATCCGATGACAGCACCGTTCCCCGACGGCCTCGAGACCACCATCGTCGGCCTCGGCTGCTTCTGGGGCGCTGAGCGCAAGTTCTGGCAGACCGACGGCGTGTGGACGACCGCCGTCGGCTACTCCGGTGGCTACACGCCGAACCCGACCTACGAAGAGGTTTGCTCCGGACGCACCGGCCACGCCGAAGTCGTCCTCGTCGTGTTCGATCCCAAGCAGATCGACTTCGAACACGTCCTGCGCGTCTTCTGGGAGTCGCACGACCCGACCCAGGGCATGCGCCAGGGCAACGACGTCGGCACCCAGTACCGCTCCGGCATCTGGTACACGAGCGACGAGCAGAAGGCGACCGCCGAAGCGTCACGCGCCATGTTCCAGGAAGCGCTGAGCGCGGCGGGCCACGGCGAGATCACCACCGAGATCACCGCCGCCGGGCCGTTCTATTACGCCGAGGACTACCACCAGCAGTACCTCCAGAAAAACCCCAACGGCTACTGCGGCCTCGGCGGAACCGGCGTCACCTGCCCCACTGGCATCGCCGACGCCAAGCCGTTCAATCTCGACTGA
- a CDS encoding DUF559 domain-containing protein: protein MRSALRRGAITRVVHGVYGAGGRPPSTMDILRATGLVTGGVLDAVATAQLLEWDGVERWGPHVLVAKASSGKRGWTRRVTELPGETVEVGQVQCLPAPETLRQLASVLDDTHWEQALEYCLRKQLVTTSEVGEWHHPVVRRVVKARGGLLVPPTESLLETLAVQLIRQNPSIPAPTRQLTIYDADGNFVARPDLCWPELGLFLELDGQGHKDQPVYDANRQTRLTIVTGWRCGRLTWDEVHDFPEATLRNIARLVTPITVS from the coding sequence GTGCGATCGGCGCTCCGGCGGGGCGCGATCACACGCGTCGTCCACGGTGTTTATGGCGCTGGCGGGCGGCCGCCGTCGACCATGGACATCCTGCGGGCGACGGGGCTGGTGACGGGCGGGGTGCTCGACGCCGTCGCCACGGCGCAGCTGCTCGAGTGGGACGGCGTGGAGCGATGGGGGCCGCACGTGCTCGTCGCCAAGGCGTCGAGTGGCAAACGCGGGTGGACGCGGCGGGTCACGGAGTTGCCGGGCGAGACGGTCGAGGTCGGGCAGGTGCAGTGCCTGCCGGCGCCCGAGACGCTCCGGCAGTTGGCGTCGGTGCTCGACGACACGCACTGGGAGCAGGCGCTCGAGTACTGCCTGCGGAAGCAGCTCGTGACCACGAGCGAGGTCGGCGAGTGGCACCACCCGGTCGTGCGCCGGGTGGTGAAGGCGCGTGGCGGGCTGCTCGTGCCGCCGACCGAGTCACTGCTCGAGACGCTCGCGGTGCAGCTGATCCGGCAGAATCCGTCGATCCCGGCGCCGACGCGCCAGCTCACGATCTACGACGCCGACGGCAACTTCGTCGCCCGCCCCGACCTGTGCTGGCCCGAACTCGGCCTGTTCCTCGAACTCGACGGCCAAGGTCACAAGGACCAGCCGGTCTACGACGCCAACCGCCAGACGCGCCTCACCATCGTCACCGGGTGGCGGTGCGGGCGGCTCACGTGGGACGAAGTACACGACTTCCCCGAGGCGACCCTGCGAAATATCGCGCGACTCGTCACACCGATTACAGTCTCCTGA
- a CDS encoding DUF2237 domain-containing protein, with protein sequence MAKNVLGTELEPCSYDPLTGFYRNGCCDTGAEDVGLHTVCIQATAEFLDFSKSVGNDLSTPIPEYHFPGVQPGDRWCLCASRWQQAYEAGFAPPVFLAGTHATTAEWVDLDGLRAHALDA encoded by the coding sequence ATGGCGAAGAACGTGCTCGGCACCGAGCTCGAACCATGCTCGTACGACCCGCTGACCGGCTTCTACCGCAACGGCTGCTGCGACACGGGCGCCGAAGACGTCGGCTTGCACACCGTGTGCATTCAGGCGACCGCCGAGTTCCTGGACTTCTCGAAGTCCGTCGGCAACGACTTGTCGACGCCGATTCCGGAATACCACTTCCCCGGCGTGCAGCCGGGCGACCGCTGGTGCCTGTGCGCGTCCCGCTGGCAGCAGGCCTATGAGGCTGGCTTCGCTCCCCCGGTTTTCCTCGCCGGCACGCACGCCACCACCGCGGAGTGGGTCGACCTCGACGGCCTACGCGCCCACGCCCTCGACGCTTAG
- a CDS encoding molybdopterin-dependent oxidoreductase, with protein MARAIGRRVVLGSLGAAALGVLVGDRVQRFLQEALLPVTLHDPTGLTGLLPVAGRFRIYSVTANLPHRTTASYRLHVGGLVARPLTLDYGDLTRRLPQAALTRDFQCVTGWRVADVDWRGVVLADVLDEAGVQPAATRVRFHSFDGTYTESLSLEQARRRDVLVAHTMEGKPITREHGGPVRMYVAPMYGYKSLKWLDRIELVDHLPDDGGGYWETRGYDLDGWVGRSNGGHEAPTS; from the coding sequence TTGGCTCGTGCAATCGGCCGCCGCGTCGTGCTGGGTTCGCTCGGTGCGGCCGCGCTCGGCGTGCTCGTGGGCGACCGGGTCCAGCGCTTCCTGCAAGAAGCGCTGTTGCCGGTCACGCTGCACGACCCGACGGGACTCACCGGGCTCTTGCCCGTCGCCGGGCGCTTCCGCATCTATTCGGTGACAGCCAACCTGCCGCACCGCACGACCGCGTCGTATCGGCTGCACGTCGGCGGTCTCGTCGCGCGCCCGCTGACGTTGGATTACGGCGACCTCACGCGCCGCCTGCCGCAGGCGGCGCTGACCCGCGACTTCCAGTGCGTCACAGGATGGCGCGTCGCGGACGTCGATTGGCGCGGCGTCGTACTGGCCGACGTGCTCGACGAAGCGGGCGTGCAACCGGCGGCGACGCGCGTCCGGTTCCACAGCTTCGACGGCACGTACACCGAAAGCCTCAGCCTCGAGCAGGCGCGGCGGCGCGACGTCCTCGTGGCCCACACCATGGAAGGCAAGCCGATCACGCGCGAGCACGGCGGCCCGGTGCGCATGTACGTCGCCCCCATGTACGGCTACAAGTCACTCAAGTGGCTCGATCGGATCGAACTCGTCGACCACCTTCCCGACGACGGTGGCGGCTACTGGGAGACGCGTGGTTACGACCTCGACGGGTGGGTCGGGCGCAGCAACGGCGGTCACGAGGCGCCGACGTCATGA
- a CDS encoding LppX_LprAFG lipoprotein: MFRRRVLVSVALAAALAASAGACSKGDAVSVSKDPAAALAAAATRTAEGNSVKLDLSAKTASLTVATGNGAYDFDKKTGRFTLAGALLSNFDLIFTPDKVYIKTPQGPKKWAALTDAELANSGSTSFLASIRSQLDPRETLRNLGSGTKNAKVVGKEKVRGTDTTHVHADVDLSDAAIAKAPVDAQDSLRQARQSLGADSYPIDVWLDGDGRVRRLSYSLTVGEGTQRATTTVQLEFYDFGKDPGIVIPPASDVKEGVG; the protein is encoded by the coding sequence ATGTTCCGCCGCCGCGTCCTCGTGTCCGTCGCGCTCGCCGCCGCTCTCGCGGCCAGCGCCGGTGCTTGTTCGAAGGGTGACGCCGTCTCGGTGAGCAAGGATCCCGCCGCGGCGCTGGCGGCCGCGGCGACGCGCACCGCCGAGGGCAACAGCGTCAAGCTCGACCTCAGCGCCAAGACGGCCAGCCTCACCGTGGCGACGGGCAACGGCGCCTACGACTTCGACAAGAAGACCGGGCGCTTCACGCTCGCCGGCGCGCTGTTGTCGAACTTCGACCTGATCTTCACGCCGGACAAGGTGTACATCAAGACGCCGCAGGGTCCGAAGAAGTGGGCGGCGCTCACCGACGCCGAGTTGGCCAACTCGGGATCGACGAGTTTCCTGGCGTCGATCCGTTCGCAACTCGACCCGCGCGAGACGCTGCGCAACCTCGGCAGCGGCACGAAGAACGCCAAGGTCGTCGGCAAGGAGAAGGTACGCGGCACCGACACCACCCACGTGCACGCCGACGTCGACCTGAGCGACGCGGCGATTGCCAAGGCGCCGGTCGATGCGCAGGACAGCCTGCGCCAGGCGCGCCAGTCACTCGGCGCTGACAGCTATCCGATTGACGTGTGGCTCGACGGCGACGGGCGCGTGCGCCGGCTCAGCTACAGCCTCACCGTGGGCGAAGGCACGCAGCGGGCGACGACCACGGTCCAGTTGGAGTTCTACGACTTCGGCAAGGACCCCGGCATCGTGATCCCGCCGGCGAGCGACGTGAAAGAAGGCGTCGGCTAA
- a CDS encoding formaldehyde-activating enzyme encodes MQLGESFVGDGVHAAHVNTMVGSREGPVGHAWATALATPSLRHAPFVVVMQPGLPVKPYTLFVNKAPIESDEHGELTWGAAQAGVAGGVARALRDGVVELNNVLIAAVWVNPKALMVNDVFENNREATYNALLVGARDEPTETDVLGAIDDEWNAYFRPRR; translated from the coding sequence ATGCAGCTGGGTGAGTCCTTCGTCGGCGACGGTGTCCACGCGGCGCACGTCAACACCATGGTCGGGTCGCGCGAGGGCCCGGTCGGTCACGCGTGGGCGACGGCACTCGCCACGCCGAGCCTGCGGCACGCGCCGTTCGTCGTAGTGATGCAGCCAGGGCTCCCGGTCAAGCCCTACACGCTGTTCGTGAACAAGGCGCCGATCGAGTCCGACGAGCACGGCGAACTCACGTGGGGCGCGGCGCAAGCCGGTGTCGCCGGTGGCGTGGCGCGCGCGCTGCGCGACGGCGTCGTCGAGTTGAACAACGTGCTCATCGCCGCGGTGTGGGTCAATCCCAAGGCGTTGATGGTCAACGACGTGTTCGAGAACAACCGTGAAGCGACGTACAACGCGTTGCTGGTCGGCGCGCGTGACGAACCGACCGAAACCGACGTGCTGGGCGCCATCGACGACGAATGGAACGCCTACTTCCGGCCAAGACGTTGA